In the Plasmodium gaboni strain SY75 chromosome 13, whole genome shotgun sequence genome, ATTTTGTTGTGAAGGGGTAACTggtaattttttttctttctcGTCTTCTAATTTTTCAACTTGTTCAGCTGCTTTAGCATCTTGATCAGCATTAGCACCTTGACCGGCTTCAGCTTCTTGAGAAGCTTGAGCACTTTGGGCTTCGGTTACTTTAGTATTAGTTTCGTCTGCTTCCCCTTTTAGTGtcttttccttttcttgattatttttacttATAAGAGAAAAGATACCTTGTCCAATAATatcatcttcatttttttttaattcattttcataattatgTTGGGAATCAAATGATGAATAAAAATCATCAAGAAcaatattatcaaaattttttaagtcttcttttttcttattataatttcttcgtttattattattctttgAATTGCACCAAACACAATTGagaaaaaatacaaaaacAGAAACgatataaattaatttccccttcatttttaaaaatatatatatattgtatatattagatataatatataaataaaataatattacttcataagaaaaagaaacttattattttcttttttattcaaatattattttgatataaattaatttatttctaaaaataacttatataattattatactaaaatattaatgagacaattttatttatatattataattttataaagggtatacatatatatatataatatatatatatacacatttatatattttttcaaaataataaataaataaatattattgtCAAATGTGTATGCTAgtaatttttaaataacCCACCTAAATACAAAATTGAcgaaataatattttttgggtcgttaaattctttttagattatttaaaaccatatgaatttttaatcatttaattattcatattattacaaaaaatatatatatatatattatatataatgtataaaatacatttaaaatatattgactctaaatatatattagaattatttatatttagtttaataagatataattttattttatttttttaatatttaggttattataaatatatattgacatatatatttaatatcaatataataataaattataaaaataacacatataaatgatatatatatatatatatataatttttttttgcatataaaatacacaaaacagaaaaaataatttttatgatttttataatttttataatttttataatgattattatgattttttttttttttttttttaattttatatagtatttaaaaaagtgataacctttttatatacatttttgtACAACTCTCTATTATTTTCAGCACCCTTTAAATAgctatatttttttagCATAACTACAAAgacataaaataaataaaaatttgaaattctttataatattgatCATCTGATAgtatctttttatatttatttcattcTATTTGTTTGTATCAATAATTTCTTTAGGAAAAATCATATTAACTAACCAGCCTTTTAACTATTTCGTATTCATTTTGGTTCATGCTAAAATTatagatttttttttttttttaaataatcatatttattCTGATTAGTACCAATAgttacttttttttttttttatttttaatatatcatcatatatattatataattgtttAGATTTTGAGGTTACGTCATTTTCCTTACATTGATCAGACGTGTGTGTATCTTTtgcattttttttttttttctttcaaAATTTTTCCTTTATNNNNNNNNNNNNNNNNNNNNNNNNNNNNNNNNNNNNNNNNNNNNNNNNNNNNNNNNNNNNNNNNNNNNNNNNNNNNNNNNNNNNNNNNNNNNNNNNNNNNAGAAGCAATTAAAAGGCAAAAAGCTGAGGAAGAAAGATTGAAAGAAGAAGCAATTAAAAGGCAAAAAGCAGAGGAAGCAAGAAAACAACAACTATTAAAATTGAAACAAGAAGAAGCATTGAGAAAACAAAGAGAATTggaaagaaaaaaagtCGATTTAGCAAGAACAGAacaacaaataaaaaatatactaGAATCTAATATGgtgaaaataataaaacaagaactaacaaaagaaaaagatgaaataataaaaaacaGAGATATAAATCTCAGACATGGTTTGGAAGAAAAATGGTTAAATCATATACAAAATAGTTTGTTGTTAAAAGTGGATAActtattaaataaaagtGATGAGTTCATAAGAGCTCATGAAACACAAATgaaaacaaatatattaaactcattaaaaaataaattaaatattgaATTGAAAAAGGAACTTAATGtaattataaatgaataCGAAGAAAGCcagaaaaaaataatgcAATCAAATCAACGTGATAATCGTGGTATAGAGCAAACAACTGAAAAACTCGTAGATATTAAACCTACAAATCATGGTGAActaaatacaaataatcCTTCTGATAGTGAAACTGAAATGCTGACAAATTCAGGAGAAACAGGAGAgaaagaagaagaagaaaaagaagaaagagaagaagaaaaagaacCAGAAAAAGAGTCAGAAACAGATGATACTCATAGTTCGGAAAGTACTACTGATGATGATACCGATGATCAAAGATTTTCTCGATCAAAGAATTTGAATGTCGTTATATACACAGCAGGAAGTATAGCTGTATGTATGTTAATATTCTCTAGTGTAGGATTATTAGTTATGaagaataataatgatgataacAATTCAAATGTAATGGATGAAGCATTTGAAcataatgatgatattcTCTTTAAGGAGAAGGAAGAAATCATTGAAATCACttttaatgataatgatagtacaatataaaatgtatgAGATAACATATTATGCATAGAAAATATGATAACGTGTGAGAAAATACAATCAGATATATGGATCtataaagaataattttaaatatcaatttttaaaaaatttgCATTATAGAAAATCTACAAAATGTTGGTAATATAAACGTATATGGAAATATGacatgaaaaaaaaaaattataacGGAAAAAAGATATTGTACAATATTGTACTTATatgaagataatattatactgaataatgaattttcataaatattaataatttcaaataaattgacactattcatatttcttatattcaaatgaatatgtgtgtttttcattattttcttcttcttattattattattatttttttatattttttctttttctttattttatatatgatataaaataaggatatataaaatttcatatttttatgttttctgttttataaataattttctttttatgtTTACCATATTAAATAggtataatatatatatatatatatatatataatatttaaatatttttttttttttttttttgttcaattaatttttatttaaaattttttttaataataaatttaaaatatattagaatTCATGCGTAGACTTATATATGTCTTAATAAAGacaaaattttaaatacataaaaaaaaaaaaaaagttcATAATAATCTCAAGAATCattcctttttttatacttttttttttgttttataaatatttctttgtatattatatagttTTCTGAAAAAAACtcaatataatatagataatgtaataattattttattaggtctctctctttttttttattattaaatatcTCCTAATATTGAGGAGAACGTGTAATATAGGagaaaaaacaataatatttatattagaaaaggatatatatatatatatatatttataaatggATACACACAATTTGAATcgaaaatattttatataatcgcaaaaaaaataaaaaagaaaaaaaaaagaaaatatatatttgtgttACATTTCTACATTTCagttatatattaatatacatttttgctcctatataatatttttaaaaaaatattattatcttccAATATGGATGATGTGTTTGctatatttaaaaagaaaaacaaaacaaagAAAAGGTCATCAATAACAGATAATACAGAAAATAGAAGTAAGAGAAAGAGTTTATTTCATTTGAATCGTAAGAATCCTAGAAGAGCTCATAATGAAGATGATACATTCAGTTCTTATGAAcctttaaataaattatcaaatgagaaaaaaattaataatgatttaGAAAATATAGTTGTTGTTGATTTTCCTCCTTTAcctttaaaaaatacagAAGTATGTTTATcgttttattatattcagTATCTACGAAATCAGCTTTTATATGGAAATcaaaatatacaaattgACGAAAATACAAGAATGATAGCAGAAGCATTATTAgataaaatagaaaataatatatatgaattagAGAACACGGAACATTCTGAAGATAAgtataaaaatgatataaagATACTTGTGTATAAATCTATATATGAtagatattataaaataattacTACATTTCTTACTTATTCAGATGATATTCCTTTACCTAgtaatttatatgaatatacTTTAAATAATGGAGCATATATAAGAtcaagaaaaaataatgattttAATTGTAGagaaaatatacataatatatattcttatttaGATAATGTAGAAGTAGGAGAAAATGATTTATCTAttaatgatgaaaaaatatatattgataatattgatataaGCAAAGCTActatattaaataaagCATTAATAAACATTGATATAGATATTGAATATCTACCCCTCAAAATAAAttcttcttattattacaataaTTTACAATATGCTAAGctatttttaaatgatgCTGTAAATATGTCTTTATATGATAAAGCAATTGGAGAATTGATTGTCGTGAAAGCTTTAGTAGATATACCCAATGTAGAAATAGAATTTATTGAAgttaaaaagaaaaataaaatatataaataatacaatgaaatataagaaaataataaatagTGTAACAAAAAcatatacacatatatatatatatatatatatatatatatatatatatttatttatttatttatttatatttatattattacttttgtacctcatatttttctttaaagGGATTTGAAATCAAAGAAATGAAAGCTGGGGAAAGGCAGTGGATTCCAATTTATATAGCTATTTCTCTTTCTTCGTATGCGTATGTAGATGTAGAATTCCCCTTTTggttttatataaagaattttataaatataaaagaacaagaatataaaaaccCTAACGAATTGTTTGACTTGCCTTCACCctatttttttgaaatttGCTATATGTTTCTTGATCAAAAGATTTTTTCTAAAGCTACACCTATAGAAACTGTAGGCCAGAAAAgttattttaaatatatggCAAAAGTGGCAGgtaattttattttatttcatttttaatatatcgctatcttttttgtaaatattatgttGGCAATGACCTAAAAATATGTGCATATCATAGAGTATAATTCAATAAgtataaattaaatattgTAATTCAGGAGGAATATTGTTAAAGGTATATTTGTATAGATATATTTCAATAAGCAccattatatatatatatatatatatatatatatataggtATAACCTTATAAGTATATAACCTATTACAGAATATAATTCAGTACACCTTATGTTTTCATctaattcatatatattttttagGATACGTTGAAGATATTAAACATTGTAgggaagaaaaaataataaagcATTTAGAAGAGCAAGATGTTCATTCcaattatatttatatttctaatTTACAATATTCAGAAACTTATCTTGTTAATCTATCCTTATATAGTTTCTGGAAGtatgataaaaatttaaacGAAAAAACAAATACAATTGATTTTACCTCTTATTTATTAGAACCATTTATAAAAGAggaaaatgaagataacGTTCTAATGgatttataatatatattcgtttaattatatcatgcgttaattataatttgtgtcttttaaaaataaacagTAAATCATATTATCTACAATAAGGAAcaataaagaaatattaatttgAAGAGGAAATTTAcgagaaaaaaaatatatatatatatatatatatatataaatagtTGTTTCCATAAAAGGTgttgtaataataatatatgtatataattagatacatttttttaatgtagtcttaaaattattataattaaaaattctataccatttatatttttttctaaacGTTCTAGCACTTTCTActttcatatatatatattttattattaatgataacatttttaaatattaaccttatataattccattatttttttgaactcaaattatatatatttattttttcatttctcATAAAAACTAACAATCTCAtcaatttttattatattatataatatattatataaatgcttcatataatataaatataaaatcaaacaaattatatatataatataatatatttcataatatatattttttgttcattttataataatattattattttcatctaaaggtttatatgtattgattattttaaaaaaattggcccatataatatttatattgggttataatatatataagtaatatatttatttatatgtattcatttgtatatttttattaaaaaaaaaaaaaagtaatttattagcttttaaatatactataaatttaaatgattCATATATGAGTAttattaaacaaaaaacgatttatttatgaatTGAATAAACcgtatattatatataaaatttataaataatgttaatttttgaattataacttttttttaatccaaataaatataaatttttattttaaattattaacttataataatatataataaattatgtatatatatattttttttttatgaaataatTACGATATTCTGTAAAAAATGAGAATAATGGCAtgattaaaaaataatatatactacaagaaatattaaaaaaaaaaaaaaaaaaaaatgaataatgAAACCAAAgtatttaataaatgttTTAAGAAAATAAGTAATTGTTATACTctaaataaaaaaggagAAAAAGATAATTCAACAGGAAAACaatttgtattatataattgtatCCAGACATTATTATCAGACCCTATAGTTGTTTTATATAcagataataattatatatgtactggtaggttttatttatttttttttcatttatatttgtttaagaaaaaaaaaaaaaataaatacatccacatatatatatatatatatatatatatatatatatatatatatttatttattttattttttaggATCTCTTACGGGGAAAGTTTGTTTATACAAAATAAcaattaaagaaaataaagaaacaaatacgaatatatcatatgtttataataataataatattacagACGATGAGAACAAATGTATAAGCGATTTGCATAATAGAGATGAATTAAAGAAAGAAAACTATAGCAAGTCAACTATAGACGATGTGGTTATAAGTAAAAAGGAACTAAATAATcacaataatataaataataataataataataataatggtgagataattaaaaagtatcatattttatgtatgttcagaaataatagtataaaatcaatatatattaacaagaataatatatatatatgttatgAAAGTTGTATTGATGTTTTTTGTGTAAGATCATATCAATTTCTTCAAAAGATTAATTTAGATgtatcaaataataaacaagtaatttattatgagaattatatattatttaataattcaaaaaGTTTATTCATATATGATATAACAAGTAATTTTTCTAGttatttttacaaaaattttttaaaaaatattgtaatttttgattttaatataaattatttattatgttataaaaataattttggGAAATGTCATATTCGTGTCTTACAAATTTTTGCTGATGCTGAAAAATGTGAACATGAGTTAATTTTTTGTGTAGACTTTTCCTCTAAATTTATAAGTCATGGTAAATTTTtagatgatgaaaaaattattgtAGCAAAAAATGGTAAAAGATTAATCATATTTGATTTTAAAAAAGCTATAGATATGTATCGAATCAGaaaactaaaaaaaaaaatattagaCATACACAAATCTGTAgaaaatatgttatttatattagTAGAAAAtcaaatttttattttcaatttatctacatttgtattttataaaacCGTTCAATTACCTAAGGGccttttttattttaagTGGTCCTATTTTATAAGATATAAAAACcgaaaaattattttttcatcaGACAAGGGagtatattatatagattATTCTATTGAAGAAAATGCTTAATTCaaagtatataaaaataaacatatacataatatattttattttaaattatattttataatatattataaatgaGCCATATTAAATCCGTTACACGTTGTGCATTTATTCtattctattttttttgtgtgtttttttttttttttttttttttttttttttttttttttgtgttaattaaaattaaatataaaaaattgattttcaaaaaaaaaaaaaaagaaaacattaattacaaaaaattataattttttttcatatcaTAATATTGATGTATATCTGAAAAAACGCATGAATATTGCTCTTTcgaatttaaaaaaagaaatatgtcattaatataattttcttcaAAAATACTTGAAATCTGTTTTGAATATTTACATCTTAGTAGAAAATACAATTCACTATAAAGggagaaaaaaaaaaaaataaataataataataaataataaaatgtggttttaataattataataaaatataagagTATATACACTTATTATATGGAATATGCATACAAAACTAAATATTCACACgtacaaatatatatatatatgtatgtatattttttcctttttgtGTTCTTTTCCTTACcttaacatatatattattttatattttaagaCTCCTATTATATAATCAAACAGAACGTAAAAGAAATTGTTTTCGTTGTATCTATCAGTATttgaacaaataaataattttatataaaaataaatcttAGGAAACAAAgagtatattttttgacGAAATGATTGTAACTCATTCTTTATATCatccatatttttattacttaGTTCTTGATTTTTCTGCTcgtttatatttattgtatatTCCTTAAGCTGTTCAAAATCAAGTTCTTTCAAAAACGAAAACATATCTTTTCTAGAATTAACGTTGTTATgttcttcttctttttcttttttctttccATTCATCCAATTATATAGTACTTCTTTTATGTCATTCTCATTTGTGTAATCGTTATATTCATTCGAAAGGATAATAATTAGAGGAGCACACACTggaaggaaaaaaaaataataaataaataaataaataaaatgaataataattaatataatcatatgGATATTAAAACATTTCCATAAGGAAAATTAAAAagtgataatatatatatatatatatatatatatatatatatatatatttatttatttatttatttattcattttattttgttattgtaaatatttttatttaccTTTCGATATGGTGgttataataaaattatataagCTCTCATTAAACgtatttaaaattttacTTTGCACATCAGCATTTGAAGATACAGTATACACTCgtttaataaaattaaaaatagaaCCTTCATTTTCTACTGCTgttatttcatttttattattactatcTTTTCCTGTTTTGTATTTTTGATCATTCTTTTTACTTTCTTTATGtgttatattaaataataaatgatcTGTTAAATCGttatgtaaataattatttaaaaaatcatTATCCTTAGTGactttataaaataaataaagtAAGAAActtaaattttttataagataaatatttgaattaaacatatcatcatgtttttttatatattgcttatatatatatgttatagAATTAAATGTATTTTCTAAACATTCTTTGAATAAATCTATAAAAGTATTTTCTTcaattataaaattaatagTTTTTAAAATTAGAATGGTTCCTATTATATTCAAATCTATTCCTCTTAAGGAAAAACTAGTATCTATATTAAattgaatattattaaatgagAAAGATTTGtatacattattttcattcaatatatttatattatattcatgttctttataattattatcacttTCTATACTTTCACTAGAATAATCATCATTTTCAGAGATTTCCATATACTTATCATTTggattatatatattattagaaGATATATTgtctatttttttttctacataattaatattatcagaataaaaaatatttatatcataaaatTTGTCTTGTGTATTATTCAAAAGTTGGtccttatttttttttgtagtctcatgatttattatttcataattACTGCTTACTATATAATCATCATATAAAAAGCCATTAATTATGTTggtaaattttttttttattggttggaaacatatataaggaataatattattataattaacATTTTTAGTATAATATGAGATATACAtttctattatatataataatctCTCTTTCAATGTTTCACATATTCGTTTCAAATAATcatgtataatattataagaatcatcagtatatatatcaattatatctacataaataatttgaataatttttcttataattttcatattatttaattcataaattttctcactaatattatcatatatacTTACACCAATACTATTGagtataatattaatagaaGAATTtagattattattaaatatataaaaaaataaatctGATTCTaattttgaaatatatatagcTAATAGACacacattttttatatatttacaaatatctttatcaaagaaatattcaaaattttttaaaatattattatttaaaatttttaatcTTGTACTCACATATATACTTTCCAATGAGTTATAATcatctatatatatattattttcatcatttaatgattttttataaataaaatttatgaTATCTTTCATACaataacattttattttgtatttcttataatattcaaactcatctatatatttattgaaatatattatattcacattattatatattttgtcAATTTCGTTTTCATCATTTGTTTGTAATAAAGAATgatttttaattaaattattaatagtagaaattttatatatattattgtcatatatattagatttttttatatcttcatgtgtaataaaatttgcattcattttttcttcattttctatattttgTTGTAATAATCCATTCTCGTTTTCATTCCCATTTTGGTTAATActataattttcattttgtgtatttgaaaaaagttttatttcattattattcGTAGGAACATTTTCCAAATTCCTATTAATATGTTCACCACAGcttataatatcattattattaatattaatattaatatttgtttCGTGATTTTTCAATGAATTTCTATATATTGTATCATTAATTTCATAGGTTCTTCTATTTTCATAATGGTTATCATGCACATATTTGTCTCTATCTTCTTTGGTCcaattaatatttaaatcaGTATTATTTAAGACGTCCCTAAATAagtttataatatattttaatattcttttaataattgATTGATATTTTAGAATTTTCCCTTTTGAGTTgaaatatgtattattttttttaaaaaatttaatgGCCTTTTCTGAAAAGTGTAACATAGAATGAATTTCATTTCTTTCATTCCATTTGTTTATATGacgttttt is a window encoding:
- a CDS encoding MSP7-like protein, whose amino-acid sequence is MKGKLIYIVSVFVFFLNCVWCNSKNNNKRRNYNKKKEDLKNFDNIVLDDFYSSFDSQHNYENELKKNEDDIIGQGIFSLISKNNQEKEKTLKGEADETNTKVTEAQSAQASQEAEAGQGANADQDAKAAEQVEKLEDEKEKKLPVTPSQQNGDSNNNTSNLNTPSVKRLDEIFDDVLKHLNRQDKVITDENKDKYNEFKKEFDMFTMNVTEYEIIKKLLVTFSEKIEENKQIETKIENIFNKALTDNKYKEQFKNFIYGLYSFTKRHNYITVNETDETTVHKALFENALNLINTI
- a CDS encoding reticulocyte binding protein 7, encoding EAIKRQKAEEERLKEEAIKRQKAEEARKQQLLKLKQEEALRKQRELERKKVDLARTEQQIKNILESNMVKIIKQELTKEKDEIIKNRDINLRHGLEEKWLNHIQNSLLLKVDNLLNKSDEFIRAHETQMKTNILNSLKNKLNIELKKELNVIINEYEESQKKIMQSNQRDNRGIEQTTEKLVDIKPTNHGELNTNNPSDSETEMLTNSGETGEKEEEEKEEREEEKEPEKESETDDTHSSESTTDDDTDDQRFSRSKNLNVVIYTAGSIAVCMLIFSSVGLLVMKNNNDDNNSNVMDEAFEHNDDILFKEKEEIIEITFNDNDSTI
- a CDS encoding hypothetical protein (conserved Plasmodium protein, unknown function), which produces MDDVFAIFKKKNKTKKRSSITDNTENRSKRKSLFHLNRKNPRRAHNEDDTFSSYEPLNKLSNEKKINNDLENIVVVDFPPLPLKNTEVCLSFYYIQYLRNQLLYGNQNIQIDENTRMIAEALLDKIENNIYELENTEHSEDKYKNDIKILVYKSIYDRYYKIITTFLTYSDDIPLPSNLYEYTLNNGAYIRSRKNNDFNCRENIHNIYSYLDNVEVGENDLSINDEKIYIDNIDISKATILNKALINIDIDIEYLPLKINSSYYYNNLQYAKLFLNDAVNMSLYDKAIGELIVVKALVDIPNVEIEFIEGFEIKEMKAGERQWIPIYIAISLSSYAYVDVEFPFWFYIKNFINIKEQEYKNPNELFDLPSPYFFEICYMFLDQKIFSKATPIETVGQKSYFKYMAKVAGYVEDIKHCREEKIIKHLEEQDVHSNYIYISNLQYSETYLVNLSLYSFWKYDKNLNEKTNTIDFTSYLLEPFIKEENEDNVLMDL
- a CDS encoding hypothetical protein (conserved Plasmodium protein, unknown function), producing the protein MNNETKVFNKCFKKISNCYTLNKKGEKDNSTGKQFVLYNCIQTLLSDPIVVLYTDNNYICTGSLTGKVCLYKITIKENKETNTNISYVYNNNNITDDENKCISDLHNRDELKKENYSKSTIDDVVISKKELNNHNNINNNNNNNNGEIIKKYHILCMFRNNSIKSIYINKNNIYICYESCIDVFCVRSYQFLQKINLDVSNNKQVIYYENYILFNNSKSLFIYDITSNFSSYFYKNFLKNIVIFDFNINYLLCYKNNFGKCHIRVLQIFADAEKCEHELIFCVDFSSKFISHGKFLDDEKIIVAKNGKRLIIFDFKKAIDMYRIRKLKKKILDIHKSVENMLFILVENQIFIFNLSTFVFYKTVQLPKGLFYFKWSYFIRYKNRKIIFSSDKGVYYIDYSIEENA
- a CDS encoding hypothetical protein (conserved Plasmodium protein, unknown function), with protein sequence MNTKKEDYNNDKLYLKLYEYISRIDKFSSNDINSQNEKEKRKCITKHKKKDEHKNFNHETISNFNKNVGNDNNTFKEKNEYIIKNDNINYDNHKTYGNVQDYDEYKDYLSNDSLSVYSSFDEEENELDSYITQNKQNEIDERNKENRKNNNLPITLSDQEEIKKDNHLHINNITDNILHNVSEEKNSFHISSKNEPTNDSYNYIENKEISEKKEDNNICQYKFKETEKNNNMDIFMEIENYYFIYKMNRKIEEYKSVNEMKIIKSERNEKLSEMFKKIHNILTYYKEIKSELNNLIKNKQLIYKNFYSIFLHYYYRYSEVKMIQLNKSKVEKRLKYYTNIERFEMILDKMEKNVYAYFIDIYKTSMIKNKQVGKNEQCVVLYEGEGEYTSDYEETDEDLVDEMKEDEDYDEEYDVYDIYDIYDNVDDDLYDNIDENVDNDMYDNIDDHVDGDMYDNIYDSLDDNIDDHIDGNIDKHINDHSKEEIHDDISQDTQQKMDLSLTYKKKKSSKLSDTNKKNVTKTKNQIKDKKKNSFSYINNSSTLENNQSASSSSHLLNELFLKSMECNFLNNIDDDNFKREIYKKLLNKNKIDKNKEKRKKKRHINKWNERNEIHSMLHFSEKAIKFFKKNNTYFNSKGKILKYQSIIKRILKYIINLFRDVLNNTDLNINWTKEDRDKYVHDNHYENRRTYEINDTIYRNSLKNHETNINININNNDIISCGEHINRNLENVPTNNNEIKLFSNTQNENYSINQNGNENENGLLQQNIENEEKMNANFITHEDIKKSNIYDNNIYKISTINNLIKNHSLLQTNDENEIDKIYNNVNIIYFNKYIDEFEYYKKYKIKCYCMKDIINFIYKKSLNDENNIYIDDYNSLESIYVSTRLKILNNNILKNFEYFFDKDICKYIKNVCLLAIYISKLESDLFFYIFNNNLNSSINIILNSIGVSIYDNISEKIYELNNMKIIRKIIQIIYVDIIDIYTDDSYNIIHDYLKRICETLKERLLYIIEMYISYYTKNVNYNNIIPYICFQPIKKKFTNIINGFLYDDYIVSSNYEIINHETTKKNKDQLLNNTQDKFYDINIFYSDNINYVEKKIDNISSNNIYNPNDKYMEISENDDYSSESIESDNNYKEHEYNINILNENNVYKSFSFNNIQFNIDTSFSLRGIDLNIIGTILILKTINFIIEENTFIDLFKECLENTFNSITYIYKQYIKKHDDMFNSNIYLIKNLSFLLYLFYKVTKDNDFLNNYLHNDLTDHLLFNITHKESKKNDQKYKTGKDSNNKNEITAVENEGSIFNFIKRVYTVSSNADVQSKILNTFNESLYNFIITTISKVCAPLIIILSNEYNDYTNENDIKEVLYNWMNGKKKEKEEEHNNVNSRKDMFSFLKELDFEQLKEYTININEQKNQELSNKNMDDIKNELQSFRQKIYSLFPKIYFYIKLFICSNTDRYNENNFFYVLFDYIIGVLKYKIIYMLSELYFLLRCKYSKQISSIFEENYINDIFLFLNSKEQYSCVFSDIHQYYDMKKNYNFL